A window of Borrelia sp. A-FGy1 contains these coding sequences:
- the prfB gene encoding peptide chain release factor 2 (programmed frameshift), whose amino-acid sequence MKEKINELLKQIENVWRKLFDSHSIKANIKKYEIKINDENFWEDNKKAQKILKEQNILKNKIEPWEDLICKLKDLKELYLLAENMKDIKSIEYDFNALRNAYKNLLILSYFKEETDINNTFLTIHSGAGGTEACDWVNMLYRMYIRYAERRGYKVELIDLLEAEGGIKSVTVEIKGEYAYGFLKSEVGVHRLVRISPFDAAKKRHTSFASVFVNPVIDDKIEVIIKPEDIRVDTYRASGAGGQHVNKTSSAVRITHLKTGIVTQSQNDRSQHKNKELAMKVLKSRLYEHYKKIEQQKNKYKKEEKKDISWGNQIRSYVFHPYNLVKDHRTKFENPNIISVMDGNIENFIEEYLKWKNLS is encoded by the exons ATGAAAGAAAAAATTAATGAATTACTGAAACAAATTGAAAATGTATGGAGGAAGCT CTTTGACAGTCATTCAATTAAGGCAAACATCAAAAAATATGAAATAAAAATAAATGATGAAAATTTTTGGGAAGATAACAAAAAAGCACAAAAAATTCTTAAAGAACAAAATATTTTAAAAAATAAAATAGAACCATGGGAAGATTTAATATGCAAACTTAAAGACTTAAAAGAGCTTTACTTACTAGCAGAGAATATGAAGGATATAAAATCAATAGAATATGATTTTAATGCATTAAGAAATGCATATAAAAATTTACTTATATTATCTTATTTTAAAGAAGAAACTGATATAAATAACACTTTTTTAACAATACACTCAGGCGCAGGCGGCACAGAAGCCTGTGATTGGGTTAACATGTTATATAGAATGTATATAAGATATGCAGAAAGACGAGGATATAAAGTAGAACTTATAGATCTACTTGAAGCTGAGGGAGGAATCAAATCTGTTACAGTTGAAATAAAAGGAGAATATGCTTATGGTTTTTTAAAAAGTGAAGTGGGTGTACACCGCCTTGTAAGAATCTCTCCTTTTGATGCTGCAAAAAAAAGACACACATCTTTTGCATCTGTTTTTGTTAATCCCGTAATTGATGATAAAATTGAAGTAATAATTAAACCAGAGGACATTAGAGTTGACACATATAGAGCATCGGGAGCTGGAGGACAACACGTTAATAAAACATCATCAGCAGTAAGAATTACTCATCTTAAAACGGGAATAGTAACTCAGTCTCAAAATGATAGAAGTCAGCATAAAAATAAAGAGTTAGCAATGAAAGTACTCAAATCAAGACTCTATGAACACTATAAAAAAATTGAACAACAAAAAAATAAATACAAAAAAGAAGAGAAAAAAGATATATCCTGGGGAAATCAAATAAGATCTTATGTATTTCATCCTTATAATCTAGTAAAAGATCACAGAACAAAATTTGAAAATCCCAATATTATCTCCGTTATGGATGGAAATATCGAAAATTTTATAGAAGAATATCTAAAATGGAAAAATTTAAGCTAA
- the ftsY gene encoding signal recognition particle-docking protein FtsY, with the protein MSIFIKIKNLFKNKNKEEIQILENLKDILLEADIKYDIVIETIEIIKKAKVKGESEILIKLKELFKSYINQEILNLKKGILNILLITGVNGVGKTSSIIKLANKFKNERKNVLIAAADTFRAAAIEQIKIQSEKIGVKVISQKQGSDATAVIFDSISSANAKNYDILIIDTAGRLQNKDNLIKELQKMDNVIKKQISQIEASYKKILVIDSTSGKNINNQTEIFNKATEIDGIIATKFDSSAKAGGIINISKLFNKPIYFLTFGEKVEHIKEFNIDEYLNKLL; encoded by the coding sequence TTGAGTATTTTTATAAAAATAAAGAATCTATTCAAAAATAAGAATAAAGAAGAGATACAAATACTTGAAAATTTGAAAGATATCCTTCTAGAAGCAGACATTAAATATGATATAGTTATTGAAACAATAGAAATAATAAAAAAAGCAAAAGTTAAAGGAGAATCCGAAATACTTATTAAACTAAAAGAATTATTTAAAAGTTATATAAATCAAGAAATCCTTAATTTAAAAAAGGGAATCTTAAACATATTATTAATCACTGGAGTAAACGGGGTCGGTAAAACTTCAAGTATTATCAAACTTGCAAATAAGTTTAAGAATGAAAGAAAAAATGTTTTAATAGCCGCAGCAGATACATTCAGAGCTGCAGCTATAGAACAAATTAAAATACAAAGTGAAAAAATTGGAGTTAAAGTCATATCTCAAAAACAAGGTAGTGATGCAACTGCAGTAATATTCGATAGCATTTCAAGTGCAAATGCTAAAAATTATGACATACTAATCATTGATACAGCAGGAAGACTTCAAAACAAAGATAATCTCATTAAGGAACTTCAAAAGATGGACAATGTAATAAAAAAACAAATATCTCAAATAGAAGCCAGTTATAAAAAAATACTAGTAATAGACTCTACATCTGGAAAGAATATAAATAACCAAACAGAAATATTCAACAAAGCAACAGAAATAGATGGAATAATAGCTACAAAATTTGACTCATCCGCCAAAGCTGGTGGGATAATAAATATTTCAAAACTATTTAATAAACCAATATATTTCCTTACATTTGGAGAAAAAGTAGAACATATTAAAGAATTTAATATTGATGAATACTTGAATAAGCTGCTATGA
- a CDS encoding ABC transporter permease encodes MRLNKLLLKRLILDEKNSLSLTFVIILSIVLGQITIIITISIMNGFQNDFFTSISTLEIGNLKIESKLNKEELNILKSIKEIIQINKIYETQGIATESYYYPIILNIIAFDTRDIIKDKNFLLLTGLKKFELNINEDEIIIGDVLSYNLGLLEGDLIELIVSDEIQNFKTLKDQIKHFKIRSIFKSNYAKINESTVFMNINYFYKKKIIRDSDIRYQIKTSNLYPSQTLINSIKNINPNIKFKTWNEYNKELYKTLKIERNTMLIILTSIFLVIAVNTYYLQKRILINKSKSISILLFLGLKYKKIRQIFLIHSAIICIIGNIIGLTVAILIALNINEILNLIDILLNSLINTINYMLKIKLENIEIKIVKNIITPKIFLSDLLFTFSFACFFTIYSSLRLTKKIKHVQKINR; translated from the coding sequence ATGAGACTAAATAAATTATTATTAAAAAGACTAATATTAGATGAAAAAAATAGTTTATCACTAACATTTGTAATAATTTTAAGCATAGTACTTGGACAGATAACTATTATCATCACAATATCAATAATGAATGGATTTCAAAATGATTTTTTTACAAGTATATCTACATTAGAAATTGGAAATTTAAAAATTGAAAGCAAATTAAATAAAGAAGAACTTAATATTCTTAAGAGTATAAAAGAAATAATTCAAATCAACAAAATATATGAAACACAAGGAATTGCAACTGAAAGCTATTACTACCCAATTATTTTAAATATCATCGCTTTTGATACGAGAGATATTATAAAGGATAAAAATTTTCTTCTTTTAACGGGACTTAAAAAATTCGAGCTTAACATTAACGAAGATGAAATTATAATAGGAGATGTACTTTCTTACAACTTAGGCTTATTAGAAGGTGACTTAATAGAATTAATAGTGAGTGATGAAATCCAAAACTTTAAAACATTAAAGGATCAAATTAAACATTTTAAAATAAGATCAATTTTTAAAAGTAATTATGCAAAAATTAATGAATCTACAGTATTTATGAACATTAACTATTTTTATAAAAAAAAAATCATAAGAGATTCTGATATCAGATATCAAATAAAAACATCAAATTTATATCCAAGTCAAACATTAATAAACAGCATAAAAAATATAAATCCAAATATAAAGTTTAAAACTTGGAACGAATACAACAAGGAACTATATAAAACACTAAAAATAGAAAGAAACACAATGCTCATAATTTTAACTAGCATATTTCTTGTTATTGCTGTCAATACATATTACTTACAAAAAAGAATACTAATAAATAAAAGTAAATCAATCTCAATACTTTTATTTCTTGGCCTTAAATATAAAAAAATTAGGCAAATTTTTTTAATTCACTCAGCAATAATTTGCATAATAGGAAACATTATTGGACTTACTGTAGCTATTCTTATAGCTTTAAATATTAATGAAATATTAAATTTAATAGATATTCTATTAAACAGTTTAATCAACACTATTAACTATATGTTAAAAATAAAACTAGAAAATATTGAAATCAAAATAGTAAAAAATATAATTACTCCCAAAATATTCCTTAGCGATTTACTATTTACATTCTCTTTTGCCTGCTTCTTCACAATATATTCAAGCCTTAGGCTAACAAAAAAGATTAAACATGTACAGAAAATAAATAGGTAA
- a CDS encoding ABC transporter ATP-binding protein, translated as MINILTIKEIHKAYIKNEKKIKVIENLSINVKKGDFISIQGKSGCGKSTLFNLIAGIDKMDSGEIVSCGIALKDANEKTLSLYKNKKIGLVFQNHNLIDEFNVFENIILPKIIEGQDNLEKINRKALNLMKILEINARAEHYPSELSGGEAQRVAIARALINEPNIILCDEPTGNLDIKTAKTVESLLIDTAKKFKKTLILVSHNPEFANKADIKYELIEKKLNRI; from the coding sequence ATGATAAATATACTAACTATCAAAGAAATACATAAAGCATATATTAAAAATGAAAAAAAAATAAAAGTAATAGAAAATTTAAGTATAAACGTAAAAAAAGGAGATTTTATTTCTATTCAAGGAAAAAGCGGATGTGGAAAATCAACACTCTTTAACCTCATAGCAGGAATTGATAAAATGGATTCTGGCGAAATAGTATCTTGTGGAATAGCATTAAAAGATGCAAATGAAAAAACATTAAGCTTATATAAAAATAAAAAAATAGGACTTGTTTTTCAAAATCATAATTTAATCGATGAATTCAATGTGTTTGAAAATATTATTCTACCTAAAATAATTGAAGGACAAGACAATTTAGAAAAAATAAATAGAAAAGCTCTAAATTTAATGAAAATATTAGAAATAAATGCAAGAGCAGAACATTATCCTTCAGAACTCTCAGGAGGAGAGGCACAAAGAGTAGCAATTGCTAGAGCTTTAATAAATGAACCAAATATAATATTATGCGATGAACCTACTGGAAACCTAGACATTAAAACTGCAAAAACAGTTGAATCTCTGCTAATAGATACTGCTAAAAAATTTAAAAAAACATTAATTTTAGTTAGTCATAATCCAGAATTTGCAAATAAAGCAGACATAAAATATGAACTTATAGAAAAAAAATTAAATAGAATATAA
- a CDS encoding FtsX-like permease family protein: protein MQPNIKELTKIAYIIFINSKNKKALIGSGISLSLVMIPLIIVYYMSNNIMNSTINKYIENEGFSVQIEYNEVQKDSRFRSILEKFKKEHKYNMLKYSFERRTYGIIGNLKKQGTLIRAVESKFIDENKQMKLIEGKKILKQDEILISKQIKDKLNLNINETIYVVVPNNKHQKTIPRIKQFNITGIIETGITEIDKNLAFISLQDSHIMSEEFSKSIIGISINTNTKEKIDCLKESLVKEFPEYKIKTFYELYFSKYTNLKTSKKLLLFIMAFIIIFASINISSSLCMIILENKKKIAIFKSIGMNNLSLKIIFILIAAAISLISCIIGIFIGNYIIINIEYLINMIDIIINIISKTFGVENTEFLSPDYYVSEFNIQISTKFSLILLLSYTLLSIATTLIPLNIISKLKEKEILK, encoded by the coding sequence ATGCAACCAAATATTAAAGAACTGACAAAAATAGCATACATAATTTTCATAAATTCAAAAAACAAAAAGGCATTAATTGGCTCTGGGATATCTTTAAGCTTAGTAATGATTCCTTTAATTATTGTTTACTATATGTCAAATAACATCATGAATTCAACAATAAATAAATATATAGAAAACGAAGGATTCTCTGTACAAATTGAATATAATGAAGTTCAAAAAGATTCACGATTTAGATCGATATTAGAAAAATTTAAAAAAGAACATAAATATAATATGTTAAAATATTCTTTTGAAAGAAGAACCTATGGCATAATCGGAAACCTTAAAAAGCAAGGAACTTTAATAAGAGCAGTAGAATCAAAATTTATTGATGAAAATAAACAAATGAAATTAATAGAAGGTAAAAAAATCTTAAAACAAGATGAAATACTAATCTCAAAACAAATCAAAGATAAGCTTAATTTAAATATCAATGAAACTATTTATGTAGTAGTACCAAATAACAAGCATCAAAAAACAATACCTAGAATAAAGCAATTTAATATAACTGGAATAATTGAAACAGGAATAACAGAAATTGATAAAAACTTAGCTTTCATCTCACTACAAGACTCACACATAATGTCAGAAGAATTTTCTAAAAGTATAATTGGTATTTCCATTAATACTAATACCAAAGAAAAAATTGACTGCCTAAAGGAATCCCTAGTAAAAGAATTTCCAGAATATAAAATAAAAACATTTTATGAACTTTACTTCAGCAAATATACGAATCTAAAAACAAGCAAAAAGCTTTTATTATTTATAATGGCATTTATTATCATATTTGCAAGTATTAATATATCATCTTCTCTTTGCATGATAATACTTGAAAATAAAAAAAAGATTGCAATATTTAAATCAATTGGAATGAATAATTTAAGCCTTAAAATAATATTCATATTAATAGCAGCTGCTATAAGTTTAATATCTTGTATAATAGGAATATTCATTGGAAATTATATAATAATTAATATCGAATATCTAATTAACATGATAGACATAATCATTAACATAATTTCAAAAACATTTGGGGTTGAAAATACAGAATTTTTAAGCCCTGATTATTATGTATCTGAGTTTAATATTCAAATAAGTACTAAATTTAGTTTAATACTATTATTATCCTACACCTTACTAAGCATTGCAACAACACTTATTCCTCTAAATATCATTTCAAAACTTAAAGAAAAAGAAATTCTAAAGTAA
- a CDS encoding cysteine desulfurase, whose translation MEVYLIKDTNKKAKILRKDFPILNKTINNKKIIYFDNASTSQKPKNVILSEVDYYKNYNANVHRSGHELAIKSSLKIEKTRKLVKKFINAESNENIIFNSGTTDGINTVANSLLFSKILKEKDEIILTNLEHNSNLLPWINISKYLNLKIKIAKFNKMGLITSLQIQNLITDKTKIIAISGISNILGTSQDLESIGKIAKENKIIFFVDAAQMAPHTDIDVCKINCDFLVFSGHKMLAPTGTGVLYISNNIIDKLNSCKLGGNTIEDLFIENEKICFKLLKSPNKFESGTPNIAGIIGLGKAIEYINNITMEFIKEHDKELVNYCIEKLKEIDEVEFLLNQDIKRKAIMSFTIKDIHSHDIETYLAAMGIAIRSGRICAYLAFLSENIKKNHLLRISFYLYNTKEEIDTFIICLKSIIASFR comes from the coding sequence ATGGAGGTTTATCTTATAAAAGATACAAATAAAAAAGCTAAAATTTTAAGAAAAGATTTTCCCATCTTAAATAAAACTATTAATAATAAAAAAATTATCTATTTTGATAACGCTTCTACCTCTCAAAAACCTAAAAATGTAATTTTATCTGAAGTCGATTATTACAAAAATTACAATGCAAATGTTCACAGAAGTGGACATGAACTTGCAATTAAATCCAGTCTAAAAATAGAAAAGACAAGAAAACTTGTAAAAAAATTTATTAATGCAGAATCCAATGAAAATATAATATTTAATTCTGGGACAACAGATGGAATAAATACAGTAGCAAATTCATTACTTTTTTCAAAAATTTTAAAAGAAAAAGATGAAATTATTTTAACAAACCTTGAACACAACAGTAATTTACTTCCCTGGATCAATATCTCTAAGTATTTAAATCTAAAAATTAAAATTGCAAAGTTTAACAAAATGGGACTTATTACATCATTACAAATACAAAACTTAATTACAGATAAAACCAAAATCATTGCTATATCTGGCATAAGCAATATATTAGGAACTTCTCAAGATTTAGAATCAATTGGAAAAATTGCTAAAGAAAATAAGATTATTTTTTTTGTAGATGCAGCTCAAATGGCACCCCACACAGATATAGATGTATGCAAAATAAACTGTGATTTTTTAGTATTTTCAGGTCACAAAATGCTTGCTCCAACAGGAACAGGAGTGCTATATATATCCAACAACATTATAGATAAACTTAATAGTTGTAAACTAGGAGGCAATACTATAGAAGACCTTTTCATAGAAAATGAAAAAATTTGCTTTAAACTTCTCAAATCTCCAAATAAATTTGAATCAGGAACTCCCAACATTGCGGGAATAATCGGTCTTGGCAAAGCAATAGAATACATTAATAATATTACAATGGAATTTATTAAAGAACATGACAAAGAACTAGTTAATTATTGCATTGAAAAATTAAAAGAAATTGATGAAGTCGAGTTTCTTCTAAACCAAGATATTAAAAGAAAAGCAATAATGTCATTTACAATAAAAGACATACATTCACATGATATTGAAACGTATCTCGCTGCAATGGGAATTGCAATCCGATCTGGCCGTATTTGTGCTTATCTTGCTTTCCTTTCAGAAAATATTAAAAAAAACCATCTTCTAAGAATAAGTTTTTATTTATATAATACAAAAGAAGAAATTGATACTTTTATAATTTGTCTGAAAAGTATAATAGCATCATTTCGCTAA
- a CDS encoding iron-sulfur cluster assembly scaffold protein, which produces MLSEKIKKELIRLSKINKYTFKTNKNQTLTYKSNCGDQIAFKINIDIDKIRLKYNASGCIILLASAYTLAKICDNKPKKEILEIITKTINKNFKSLEEIDTSLKNFVNFIHTNRQECFILPYKALNESLNMMK; this is translated from the coding sequence ATGCTCTCAGAGAAAATAAAAAAAGAACTAATAAGACTAAGCAAAATAAATAAATACACTTTTAAAACAAATAAAAATCAAACTTTGACATATAAATCCAATTGCGGTGATCAAATAGCTTTTAAAATAAATATAGACATTGATAAAATCAGATTAAAATATAATGCATCAGGATGTATTATCCTCCTTGCAAGCGCTTATACATTAGCTAAAATATGCGATAACAAACCTAAAAAAGAAATATTAGAAATCATTACAAAGACAATTAATAAAAATTTTAAAAGTTTAGAAGAAATTGATACAAGTCTTAAAAACTTTGTAAATTTTATACACACGAATAGACAAGAATGCTTCATACTACCTTATAAAGCCCTAAATGAAAGTTTAAATATGATGAAATAA
- a CDS encoding L-lactate dehydrogenase — translation MLKCNKVVLVGSGGVGSSFAYALTIDNSLVHELVIIDVAKDKAKGEVMDLNHGQMFLEKNIKIKYGTYVDCSDADIVVITAGLNQKPGETRLDLVGKNTKIFKDIVTSVVSSGFSGIFVVASNPVDIMTYVTMKYSNFPIHRVIGTGTTLDTSRLRYFLSEHFYVNTQNIHSYIMGEHGDSSFATWDETKIAMKPLSEYINEKKIKEEELIEIHSRVVNAAYEVIKLKGATYYAIGLGIKNIVNAIISDQNLILPISSYINGQYGGFIKDIYIGAPSIICKDGVKEVIDFKISDRELEKFKTSANQLKSYIDKIEF, via the coding sequence ATGCTTAAATGTAATAAGGTGGTTCTTGTTGGATCAGGGGGAGTTGGTTCGAGCTTTGCTTATGCTTTGACAATAGATAACTCACTTGTTCATGAACTTGTAATTATTGATGTAGCTAAAGATAAAGCTAAAGGTGAAGTCATGGATTTAAACCATGGACAGATGTTCTTAGAGAAAAATATTAAAATAAAATATGGAACTTATGTGGATTGTTCTGATGCTGATATTGTTGTAATTACTGCAGGACTCAATCAAAAACCAGGTGAAACAAGACTTGACTTGGTTGGAAAAAATACTAAAATCTTTAAAGATATTGTTACAAGCGTTGTTTCAAGTGGTTTTAGTGGTATTTTTGTGGTTGCAAGTAATCCTGTTGATATTATGACTTATGTTACAATGAAATATTCTAATTTCCCAATTCATAGGGTTATTGGTACTGGAACAACACTTGATACATCAAGACTTAGATATTTTTTATCAGAGCATTTTTATGTGAATACTCAAAATATACATTCATATATTATGGGAGAGCATGGTGATAGCTCTTTTGCTACTTGGGATGAAACCAAGATCGCTATGAAACCTTTATCTGAATACATTAATGAGAAAAAAATAAAAGAGGAAGAATTAATTGAGATTCATAGTCGGGTTGTTAATGCTGCTTATGAGGTCATTAAACTTAAGGGTGCTACTTATTATGCTATTGGACTTGGAATTAAAAATATTGTAAATGCTATAATTAGTGATCAAAATCTTATTTTACCTATATCTTCATATATTAATGGTCAATACGGTGGTTTTATTAAAGATATTTATATTGGAGCACCTTCTATAATATGCAAAGATGGTGTTAAAGAAGTTATTGATTTTAAAATTAGTGATAGAGAACTTGAAAAGTTCAAGACTTCTGCTAATCAACTTAAGAGTTATATTGATAAGATAGAATTTTAA
- the lepA gene encoding translation elongation factor 4 — protein sequence MNINSYKKNFCIIAHIDHGKSTLADRFIQKANIVSDRDFKSQMLDNMDIERERGITIKSQAVTIEHRSTDGNVYKLNFVDTPGHVDFSYEVSRAISSCEGAVLLIDASQGIEAQTVSNFYMAIEHNLEIIPVINKIDLPSANVNFVKEQIEHDLGIDSSLTVSISAKNGIGIDELLESICKYVPSPKGSFNNALKALIFDSHYDSYRGVIVHFRIFEGQIKTGDKIKFMHADKEYLVEEIGIFRIFLEKRDVLEAGDVGYFIAGIKNISDVKIGDTVTLFDKPASFPLEGFKEVKPVVFSSVYPVDSNQYDDLLKAMNRLKLNDASLTFEKDSSSALGHGFKCGFLGLLHLEVIQERIEREFGLNVILTSPSVRYKIFPKKGKPYFIENPEQFPGNEYIDNALEPYIRANIIVPTEFLGNIMSICLFKRGIQENLSYLDARRVEVIYKMPLSEVLFDFYDKIKSVSRGYASFDYQLLGYEETDLVKLDILVNGDKVDSLSQLVFRENARIKAMSICKKLKEEISRQQFKIAIQGAIGSNIIARETISPVRKDVTAKCYGGDITRKRKLLEKQKEGKKRMKMIGNVEIPQSAFLSVLKSEDK from the coding sequence TTGAATATTAATTCTTATAAAAAAAATTTTTGTATTATCGCGCATATTGATCATGGTAAGTCAACCTTGGCAGATAGATTTATACAGAAGGCCAATATAGTTTCAGATCGAGATTTTAAGAGTCAAATGCTTGATAACATGGATATTGAAAGAGAGAGGGGTATTACAATTAAGAGTCAGGCTGTTACTATTGAGCATAGGAGTACAGATGGAAATGTTTATAAGCTTAATTTTGTAGATACTCCAGGTCATGTTGATTTTTCTTACGAAGTTTCAAGGGCAATTTCATCTTGTGAGGGGGCAGTCTTACTTATTGATGCAAGTCAAGGAATTGAAGCTCAAACTGTTTCTAACTTTTATATGGCAATTGAACATAATCTTGAAATTATTCCTGTTATTAATAAAATAGATTTACCAAGTGCAAATGTGAATTTTGTAAAAGAGCAAATAGAGCATGATTTAGGCATAGATTCAAGTCTTACTGTTTCAATATCTGCTAAAAATGGAATAGGTATTGATGAATTGCTTGAGTCTATTTGTAAATATGTACCTTCCCCTAAGGGCAGCTTTAACAATGCGTTGAAGGCTTTAATTTTTGACTCACATTATGATTCTTATCGTGGTGTTATTGTTCATTTTAGAATTTTTGAAGGTCAAATTAAAACAGGTGATAAGATTAAATTTATGCATGCAGATAAGGAGTATTTAGTAGAAGAGATTGGAATCTTTAGAATATTTCTTGAGAAAAGGGATGTTTTGGAAGCTGGTGATGTTGGATATTTTATTGCAGGAATAAAAAATATATCAGATGTTAAGATTGGAGATACTGTAACTCTTTTCGATAAGCCAGCAAGTTTTCCTCTTGAGGGATTTAAGGAAGTTAAACCTGTTGTATTTTCTTCTGTTTATCCAGTTGATTCTAATCAGTATGATGATCTTTTAAAGGCGATGAACAGACTTAAGCTTAATGATGCATCTCTTACTTTTGAAAAAGATTCTTCTTCTGCACTTGGTCATGGATTTAAATGTGGATTTTTAGGTTTGCTACATCTAGAAGTGATTCAGGAAAGAATTGAGCGTGAGTTTGGACTTAATGTTATTTTGACTTCTCCTTCAGTTCGTTATAAAATTTTTCCTAAAAAAGGGAAGCCTTATTTTATAGAGAATCCTGAACAATTTCCTGGAAATGAGTATATTGATAATGCTCTTGAACCTTATATTAGAGCTAATATTATTGTACCTACTGAGTTTTTGGGTAATATTATGAGTATTTGTTTATTTAAAAGAGGAATACAAGAAAATTTAAGTTATCTTGATGCAAGAAGAGTTGAGGTTATTTATAAAATGCCTCTTTCTGAGGTACTTTTTGATTTTTACGATAAAATTAAATCTGTAAGTCGAGGATATGCTTCTTTTGACTATCAATTATTAGGATATGAAGAAACAGATTTAGTTAAATTGGATATTTTAGTTAATGGAGACAAAGTTGATTCTTTATCTCAGTTGGTCTTTAGAGAAAATGCAAGGATAAAAGCTATGAGTATTTGTAAAAAATTAAAAGAAGAGATTTCAAGACAACAGTTTAAAATAGCTATTCAGGGAGCCATTGGTTCAAATATTATTGCTCGTGAGACAATTTCACCTGTTAGAAAAGATGTTACTGCTAAATGTTATGGTGGTGATATTACTCGTAAAAGAAAGCTTTTAGAAAAGCAAAAAGAAGGTAAGAAGAGAATGAAGATGATAGGAAATGTCGAGATACCTCAGAGTGCATTTCTTTCTGTTCTGAAGTCGGAAGATAAATAG
- a CDS encoding V-type ATP synthase subunit K (produces ATP from ADP in the presence of a proton gradient across the membrane; the K subunit is a nonenzymatic component which binds the dimeric form by interacting with the G and E subunits) gives MDIGLIGVNSALTIPAIGSALGMGAAGSAAIGAWKRCYMQGKSAPFLLIVFVSAPLTQIIYGYILMNTLAGIMGQVNPWLLFGAGFGGGFAISISAFAQGRAAAGACDAFAETGKGFATNLLILGLIESVALFVMVFLMIFKFV, from the coding sequence ATGGATATAGGTTTAATAGGAGTTAATTCAGCTTTAACAATACCTGCGATAGGTTCGGCTTTAGGTATGGGTGCTGCAGGAAGTGCTGCTATTGGAGCATGGAAAAGATGTTATATGCAAGGCAAGTCTGCTCCATTTTTGTTAATTGTTTTTGTTTCAGCACCTTTAACTCAAATAATATATGGATATATACTAATGAATACTTTAGCTGGGATTATGGGACAGGTAAATCCTTGGTTATTATTTGGAGCGGGGTTTGGTGGTGGATTTGCTATTTCTATTTCTGCCTTTGCTCAGGGAAGAGCTGCTGCCGGAGCTTGTGATGCTTTTGCTGAGACTGGCAAGGGATTTGCAACAAATCTTTTGATTTTAGGATTAATAGAATCTGTTGCCCTTTTTGTAATGGTATTCTTAATGATATTTAAGTTTGTTTAA